In Citrus sinensis cultivar Valencia sweet orange chromosome 2, DVS_A1.0, whole genome shotgun sequence, a single genomic region encodes these proteins:
- the LOC102626652 gene encoding pentatricopeptide repeat-containing protein At4g20770, with protein MERRKTTITHLINLLQSCIDKKAHVAGKLLHAHILRNGLFDDTFLCNRLIELYSKCNSTHSAQHLFDKMPHKDIYSWNAILSAQCKSDDLEFAYKLFDEMPERNVVSWNNLISALVRNGLEEKALSVYNKMSNEGFVPTHITLASVFKASTALLDVEHGRRCHGLVIKIGLDKNIYVANALLSLYAKCGWTKHAVPVFEEMSEPNEVTFTAMMSGLAKTDRVVEALEMFRLMIRKAVSIDSVSLSSVLGVCAREGCGVESDVFAQSDNKFSRNVHGQQVHCLTIKLGFEADLHLSNSLLDMYAKNGDMDSAEVIFSNLPERSVVSWNVMIAGYGQKYQSTKAIELLQRMKSCGFEPDEVTSINMLVACVRSGDIKTGREMFDSMPSPSVSSWNAMLSSYSQSENHKEAIKLFREMQFRGVKPDRTTLAIILSSCAAMGILESGKQVHAASLKTASHIDNYVASGLIGIYSKCQRNELAERVFHRIPELDIVCWNSMIAGLSLNSLDIEAFMFFKQMRQNEMYPTQFSFATVLSSCAKLSSSFQGRQVHAQIEKDGYVNDIFVGSALIEMYCKCGDIYGARQFFDMMHGKNTVTWNEMIHGYAQNGYGDEAVRLYKDMIASGVKPDDITFVAILTACSHSGLVDVGVEIFNSMQLDHGVEPILNHYTCMIDCLGRAGHFHEAEMLIDEMPCKDDPVIWEVLLSSCRLHANVRLAKRAAEELFRLDPKNSAPYSLLANIYSSLGRWDDLRAVRELMSENCIVKDPAYSLG; from the coding sequence ATGGAGAGGCGAAAGACAACAATAACGCACTTAATAAATCTCTTGCAATCATGCATAGACAAGAAAGCCCACGTAGCCGGCAAGCTCCTCCATGCCCACATCCTCCGCAATGGCCTCTTCGACGACACCTTTCTCTGTAACCGCCTCATCGAATTGTACTCTAAATGCAACAGCACTCACTCCGCCCAGCATCTCTTCGACAAAATGCCCCATAAAGACATCTATTCGTGGAACGCAATCTTAAGCGCTCAATGCAAATCCGACGATTTGGAATTCGCGTACAAGTTGTTCGATGAAATGCCTGAGAGAAATGTCGTTTCGTGGAACAATCTCATTAGCGCGTTGGTACGAAATGGGCTGGAAGAGAAGGCGTTGAGTGTTTATAATAAGATGAGTAATGAAGGATTCGTGCCTACTCATATCACTTTAGCCAGTGTCTTTAAGGCGTCTACTGCGTTGTTGGATGTTGAGCACGGTAGAAGATGTCATGGTCTTGTCATTAAGATTGGTCTTGACAAGAATATTTATGTCGCTAATGCTTTGTTGAGTTTGTATGCTAAGTGTGGGTGGACAAAGCATGCGGTCCCAGTTTTTGAGGAGATGTCTGAGCCAAATGAGGTTACTTTTACAGCAATGATGAGTGGGCTAGCAAAGACGGATAGAGTTGTAGAGGCTTTGGAGATGTTCAGGCTGATGATCAGGAAGGCGGTTTCTATTGATTCTGTCTCCCTTTCCAGTGTTTTGGGTGTTTGTGCTAGAGAAGGATGTGGAGTGGAATCTGATGTTTTTGCTCAGAgtgataacaaattttcaaGGAATGTGCATGGGCAACAAGTGCATTGTCTTACTATTAAACTTGGGTTTGAAGCGGATCTTCATTTGAGTAATTCATTACTTGATATGTATGCAAAGAATGGGGATATGGACAGTGCTGAGGTAATCTTTAGTAATCTTCCCGAAAGGAGTGTTGTTTCTTGGAATGTTATGATAGCTGGCTATGGCCAAAAATACCAAAGCACGAAAGCTATAGAGCTTTTGCAAAGAATGAAAAGCTGTGGTTTTGAGCCAGATGAGGTCACATCTATTAATATGCTTGTGGCATGTGTCAGGTCTGGGGATATTAAAACAGGAAGAGAAATGTTCGATAGCATGCCAAGTCCTAGTGTGAGTTCATGGAATGCTATGCTCTCTAGCTACTCCCAGAGTGAGAACCACAAGGAAGCAATAAAGCTTTTCAGGGAAATGCAGTTTCGAGGGGTGAAACCTGACCGAACTACTTTGGCTATTATCCTCAGCTCATGTGCAGCAATGGGGATTCTGGAGTCTGGAAAACAGGTTCATGCTGCCTCACTAAAGACTGCTTCTCATATTGACAATTATGTTGCCAGTGGACTGATAGGAATTTACTCTAAGTGTCAGAGGAATGAGTTGGCAGAACGCGTGTTTCATAGAATACCTGAACTAGATATCGTCTGTTGGAATTCAATGATTGCAGGTCTGTCACTCAATTCTCTAGACATTGAAGCTTTCATGTTCTTTAAGCAAATGCGACAAAACGAAATGTATCCTACTCAATTCTCCTTTGCAACTGTGCTGAGTTCTTGTGCAAAATTATCTTCCTCATTCCAAGGGAGACAGGTTCATGCCCAGATAGAGAAAGATGGATATGTTAATGATATCTTTGTGGGGAGTGCTCTGATTGAAATGTATTGCAAATGCGGTGATATCTATGGGGCCAGGCAGTTTTTTGACATGATGCATGGCAAAAATACAGTGACCTGGAATGAGATGATACATGGATATGCACAGAACGGATATGGAGACGAGGCAGTTAGACTTTACAAAGACATGATAGCATCCGGTGTTAAACCCGATGACATAACCTTTGTTGCTATATTAACAGCTTGCAGCCATTCAGGACTGGTTGATGTGGGGgttgaaatatttaattcaatgcAGCTAGATCATGGAGTGGAGCCAATATTGAATCATTATACTTGCATGATCGACTGTCTAGGTCGAGCCGGTCATTTCCATGAAGCAGAAATGCTTATAGATGAGATGCCATGCAAAGATGATCCTGTTATATGGGAGGTACTCCTAAGTTCTTGTCGACTTCATGCTAATGTGAGGTTAGCCAAAAGGGCAGCAGAAGAACTCTTCCGCTTGGACCCCAAGAATTCTGCCCCTTATTCACTTCTAGCCAATATCTATTCTTCTTTAGGAAGATGGGATGACTTGAGGGCTGTCAGAGAGCTAATGAGTGAGAATTGCATTGTTAAGGATCCAGCTTATAGCTTGGGTTGA
- the LOC127900347 gene encoding pentatricopeptide repeat-containing protein At2g13600-like gives MTLLAYAVKIVGKGLIVEVDSQEEEIMNKILELDYVLLILPVIPIVIWWVFAIVNPNETKEEEEVVAENEDQKKFRDIETEREMFNSIQNPSVSSWNATFSAIPIMRTIKSNKDFLGNAVFRGVSSLGYFGYYSAHEEQWLTWNEMIHGYAENEYVEQAISLYKDIIASGVKHDGVTFVAILTPCSHSGLVELVIVMMQKCLMPYKDDLVVWGDLVSSCQVHSNVRLAKKAA, from the exons ATGACGCTTCTAGCCTATGCGGTTAAGATTGTGGGAAAAGGTCTCATTGTCGAAGTGGACTCTCAAGAGGAAGagattatgaataaaatcCTTGAGCTTGATTATGTGCTTTTGATCCTGCCCGTGATTCCTATAGTCATTTGGTGGGTATTTGCTATCGTGAATCCAAATGAGAcaaaggaggaggaggaggtaGTGGCGGAGAATGAGGACCAGAAAAA GTTTAGGGATATTGAGACAGAAAGAGAAATGTTCAATAGCATACAAAATCCTAGTGTGAGTTCATGGAATGCTACATTCTCTGCTATTCCCATAATGAGAACCATAAAAAGCAATAAAGATTTTCTGGGAAATGCAGTTTTCAGGGGAGTTAGCTCTCTAGGCTACTTTGGCTATTACTCAGCTCATGAGGAGCAATGGC TCACTTGGAATGAGATGATACATGGATATGCAGAGAATGAGTATGTAGAGCAGGCTATTAGTCTTTACAAAGACATAATTGCATCAGGTGTTAAACATGATGGTGTAACCTTTGTCGCTATATTGACTCCTTGCAGCCATTCAGGATTG GTTGAGCTGGTCATTGTTATGATGCAGAAATGCTTGATGCCATACAAAGATGATCTTGTTGTATGGGGGGATCTTGTAAGTTCTTGCCAAGTTCATTCTAATGTGAGATTAGCAAAAAAGGCTGCATAA
- the LOC102629520 gene encoding transcription factor bHLH52, with protein MALSYCSNWESLQQLTSDMLSYSSNSSFHHHQQQPQQLQQQAQVVLPQLLDETLFSFGNNSGGCFEFSDTFIDPFLPPDEFFYGDSYTNLLPYFSSPSDALISLSPEIFPPEDLESCQLPKRQKSHHCDSNFAPNFFYGYVPNPPLMPEFLPEIPAPVTQFQAPKPESSVKKPNGTSLSVQSIAARERRRRITEKTQELGKLIPGGHRMNTAEMFQAASKYVKFLQAQVKVLQLIQPKQQEPFHMHAQDLQNLLASPIIQEKLYSEDKCLVPKEFVETLANDPEIQSKPMVFQGIDQLLRTNIGGHS; from the exons ATGGCCTTGAGTTATTGCTCAAACTGGGAGTCGCTTCAGCAACTCACCTCAGATATGCTAAGCTACAGCAGCAACAGCAGCTTCCATCATCATCAGCAGCAGCCGCAGCAGCTGCAGCAACAAGCACAAGTGGTTCTTCCCCAGCTGCTGGATGAAACCCTTTTCAGTTTCGGCAACAACAGCGGCGGCTGCTTTGAGTTTTCGGATACTTTTATCGATCCATTTTTGCCGCCTGATGAGTTCTTTTACGGAGACAGCTACACAAATCTTCTCCCTTACTTCTCGTCTCCATCCGATGCCCTCATCTCACTCTCTCCCGAAATCTTCCCCCCGGAAGACTTGGAGTCCTGCCAGTTACCAAAGCGGCAGAAGAGCCATCACTGTGACTCAAATTTTGCACCCAATTTCTTTTATGGCTACGTGCCAAATCCTCCACTGATGCCCGAGTTCCTCCCCGAAATTCCAGCTCCGGTTACACAGTTTCAAGCTCCGAAGCCTGAGAGTAGTGTGAAGAAGCCGAATGGAACTAGCTTGTCAGTGCAGAGCATTGCCGCAAGAGAAAGGAGAAGGAGAATAACTGAGAAGACTCAGGAGCTTGGGAAGCTGATTCCTGGAGGGCATAGAATGAACACTGCTGAGATGTTCCAAGCTGCTTCTAAATATGTCAAGTTCTTGCAAGCACAAGTTAAGGTTCTTCAACTCATTCAACCAAAGCAGCag GAACCGTTTCATATGCATGCACAAGATCTACAGAATCTTCTTGCTTCTCCAATAATCCAAGAGAAATTGTACTCAGAAGACAAGTGTTTGGTCCCAAAAGAATTTGTGGAAACCCTGGCTAATGATCCTGAAATCCAATCGAAGCCTATGGTTTTTCAGGGCATCGATCAGTTGCTGAGAACCAACATTGGGGGTCACTCATGA
- the LOC102626144 gene encoding alpha N-terminal protein methyltransferase 1 isoform X2 — translation MLDRLRLHVYPKEPLTCAKLTQYASLKLETKRRAKPTLHLLHVGRRKEKLRSAEAGAAADPKHKESSAMEVSGLDSDGKEFKNAEEMWREQIGEDGEQQEKKTQWYREGISYWEGVEASVDGVLGGFGNVNEVDIKGSEAFLQMLLSDRFPNARNNQHLVALDCGSGIGRITKNLLIRYFNEVDLLEPVSHFLDAARESLAPENHMAPDMHKATNFFCVPLQDFTPETGRYDVIWVQWCIGHLTDDDFVSFFKRAKVGLKPGGFFVLKENIARSGSEGIT, via the exons ATGTTGGATCGACTTAGGTTACATGTTTATCCAAAAGAACCATTGACGTGTGCAAAATTGACTCAATATGCTTCcctaaaattggaaacaaaaaGGAGGGCTAAACCTACATTACATTTGTTACATGTCGGacgaagaaaagaaaaactgaGAAGCGCTGAAGCAGGGGCAGCTGCTGATCCTAAACATAAAGAGAGCTCGGCAATGGAGGTAAGTGGGTTAGACTCCGATGGGAAAGAGTTCAAGAACGCGGAAGAAATGTGGAGAGAACAAATTGGAGAAGATGGAGAACAGCAGGAGAAGAAGACCCAGTGGTATCGTGAAGGCATTTCTTATTGGGAA GGCGTAGAGGCGTCGGTTGATGGGGTTCTGGGCGGATTCGGGAATGTGAATGAAGTTGATATAAAGGGCAGCGAAGCTTTTCTCCAGATGCTTCTCTCTGACCGTTTCCCCAACGCTAGAAATAATCAACATCTTGTTGCTCTTG ATTGTGGATCTGGCATTGGAAGAATCACCAAGAACCTTctaataagatattttaatGAG GTGGATCTTCTTGAGCCCGTTTCTCATTTCCTAGATGCTGCTCGTGAAAGTTTGGCCCCTGAAAACCATATGGCCCCTGATATGCACAAAGCTACTAACTTTTTTTGTGTGCCGCTTCAg GATTTTACTCCAGAGACTGGAAGATATGATGTCATATGGGTTCAATGGTGCATTGGTCATCTAACAGATGACGACTTTGTTTCATTCTTTAAGAGAGCTAAG GTTGGCCTTAAACCTGGTGGATTTTTTGTCCTGAAGGAGAACATTGCAAGAAGTG GATCAGAAGGGATTACCTGA
- the LOC102626144 gene encoding alpha N-terminal protein methyltransferase 1 isoform X1 encodes MLDRLRLHVYPKEPLTCAKLTQYASLKLETKRRAKPTLHLLHVGRRKEKLRSAEAGAAADPKHKESSAMEVSGLDSDGKEFKNAEEMWREQIGEDGEQQEKKTQWYREGISYWEGVEASVDGVLGGFGNVNEVDIKGSEAFLQMLLSDRFPNARNNQHLVALDCGSGIGRITKNLLIRYFNEVDLLEPVSHFLDAARESLAPENHMAPDMHKATNFFCVPLQDFTPETGRYDVIWVQWCIGHLTDDDFVSFFKRAKVGLKPGGFFVLKENIARSGFVLDKEDRSITRSDFYFKELFSRCGLHIYKSKDQKGLPEELFAVKMYALTAEMPRRVSKSRSKVQANRPGIIR; translated from the exons ATGTTGGATCGACTTAGGTTACATGTTTATCCAAAAGAACCATTGACGTGTGCAAAATTGACTCAATATGCTTCcctaaaattggaaacaaaaaGGAGGGCTAAACCTACATTACATTTGTTACATGTCGGacgaagaaaagaaaaactgaGAAGCGCTGAAGCAGGGGCAGCTGCTGATCCTAAACATAAAGAGAGCTCGGCAATGGAGGTAAGTGGGTTAGACTCCGATGGGAAAGAGTTCAAGAACGCGGAAGAAATGTGGAGAGAACAAATTGGAGAAGATGGAGAACAGCAGGAGAAGAAGACCCAGTGGTATCGTGAAGGCATTTCTTATTGGGAA GGCGTAGAGGCGTCGGTTGATGGGGTTCTGGGCGGATTCGGGAATGTGAATGAAGTTGATATAAAGGGCAGCGAAGCTTTTCTCCAGATGCTTCTCTCTGACCGTTTCCCCAACGCTAGAAATAATCAACATCTTGTTGCTCTTG ATTGTGGATCTGGCATTGGAAGAATCACCAAGAACCTTctaataagatattttaatGAG GTGGATCTTCTTGAGCCCGTTTCTCATTTCCTAGATGCTGCTCGTGAAAGTTTGGCCCCTGAAAACCATATGGCCCCTGATATGCACAAAGCTACTAACTTTTTTTGTGTGCCGCTTCAg GATTTTACTCCAGAGACTGGAAGATATGATGTCATATGGGTTCAATGGTGCATTGGTCATCTAACAGATGACGACTTTGTTTCATTCTTTAAGAGAGCTAAG GTTGGCCTTAAACCTGGTGGATTTTTTGTCCTGAAGGAGAACATTGCAAGAAGTG GATTTGTATTGGATAAAGAAGATCGGAGCATCACCAGATCTGATTTTTACTTTAAAGAACTCTTTTCTCGGTGTGGATTACATATCTACAAATCAAAG GATCAGAAGGGATTACCTGAGGAATTATTTGCTGTGAAGATGTATGCTTTAACAGCTGAAATGCCTAGGAGGGTTTCGAAGAGCAGATCTAAAGTGCAGGCCAATAGGCCTGGCATTATCAGATGA
- the LOC102629803 gene encoding putative leucine-rich repeat receptor-like serine/threonine-protein kinase At2g24130, translated as MIAFEIKEDFNGNSLLNLKPYVLSTARNFHNLEQFINLHTKTHTHTLNTERKSTFSLAMASISETIHIFFIISSLQVSPTLSATVVEDLNNLHPPPDFNSTIMNNCIHNPSLKYCNSSSPMDLNEIFKSTIVASHLCNESKNPNCVESFPKIGLRSRPKITPLYLSFNFFWKYCPLGIMSIDLSNNSLKGAFPIDVLLCTQIQALDLSYNQLSGDIPVESFSVLANLTFLNLSYNHFSEMKVSDTKFFQRFNSSSFLHSGLFPGHHNYTIKAVILLVGFPIFVILMISCTGWLCFVRPDFLPRMLRRNHKFTTWMLKAATNGFSKKNLVGKNEGAAIYKGILRDGTRVKIEIYKGDVSREIRDEFVEECKLLVQFQNKNLIRVLGWNNSRRTRAIVTEWTNGGNVELWLSESAPSWKHRLKVLIGVVEAMCYLQEQWPEVDYDLRTGSVLLTDNLEPLISRFKIEYQHRSTKYVYKFGLFLLEMITNRRPLEEFERGEAGFIEYIRMHYPENLQLVVDERMMLTENMFDQAEQGLGLGLMCTDQPTGKLPSLVQIYNMITRAYKSCPILTSENLRKSHADGGHGHKRVQFK; from the exons ATGattgcttttgaaattaaagaagacTTCAATGGAAATTCCTTGCTGAATTTGAAACCGTATGTACTATCAACTGCTCGTAACTTCCACAACCTTGAGCAATTTATTAACTTGCACACAAAAACACACACCCACACACTTAACACtgaaagaaaatcaactttCTCATTGGCCATGGCTTCCATTTCTGAAACTATACacatcttcttcattatttcatCACTTCAAGTATCTCCAACACTCTCAGCAACAGTTGTAGAAGATCTCAACAACTTACATCCACCTCCAGATTTCAACTCAACAATCATGAACAACTGCATCCACAACCCATCTCTCAAATACTGCAACTCCTCATCCCCGATGGACttaaatgaaatctttaaatCCACCATTGTCGCAAGCCATCTATGCAACGAGTCCAAGAATCCTAATTGTGTTGAATCCTTTCCCAAAATAGGCCTTCGAAGCCGTCCCAAGATCACACCACTTTACTTATCATTCAACTTCTTTTGGAAGTACTGTCCCCTAGGCATCATGTCCATTGATCTTTCAAACAACTCTTTAAAGGGTGCTTTCCCGATTGATGTTCTATTGTGCACTCAAATTCAGGCTCTTGATTTGAGTTACAATCAACTTTCTGGTGACATCCCAGTTGAAAGCTTCTCTGTTCTTGCTAATCTTACTTTTCTCAATCTTTCATACAATCATTTCTCTGAGATGAAAGTTTCGGATACGAAGTTTTTCCAACGTTTCAACTCTTCGAGCTTTCTCCATTCAGGTCTCTTTCCAGGGCACCATAATTACACTATCAAAGCTGTAATCCTGTTGGTTGGTTTTCCAATCTTTGTTATTCTTATGATAAGTTGCACGGGCTGGTTGTGTTTTGTAAGGCCTGATTTTTTACCAAGAATGCTTAGGAGAAATCATAAGTTTACAACATGGATGCTTAAGGCGGCAACAAATGGGTTTTCGAAGAAGAATTTGGTGGGCAAGAATGAGGGAGCCGCAATTTATAAAGGAATCCTGAGAGATGGTACTCGAGTTAAGATTGAGATTTACAAGGGTGATGTTTCTAGGGAAATCCGTGATGAATTCGTTGAGGAATGCAAGCTTCTTGTTCAGTTTCagaacaagaatttaattcGAGTACTGGGTTGGAACAACAGTCGCAGAACAAGAGCCATTGTTACAGAATGGACAAATGGTGGAAACGTAGAGTTATGGCTATCAGAGTCAGCTCCTTCATGGAAACACAGATTGAAAGTTCTGATTGGAGTTGTTGAAGCTATGTGTTATTTGCAGGAGCAATGGCCTGAAGTTGATTATGATCTCAGGACAGGCAGTGTTTTGTTAACTGACAATCTAGAGCCTTTGATTTCAAGGTTCAAGATTGAATATCAACACCGTAGCACCAAAT ATGTTTACAAGTTCGGATTATTTCTTCTGGAGATGATAACAAACAGGAGGCCCCTTGAAGAATTTGAGCGTGGCGAAGCTGGTTTCATTGAGTATATCAGGATGCATTATCCTGAAAATTTGCAGCTGGTTGTTGACGAGAGAATGATGCTGACAGAAAACATGTTTGATCAAGCTGAACAGGGACTGGGCCTTGGATTGATGTGCACAGATCAACCAACTGGAAAACTTCCAAGCTTGGTTCAGATTTACAACATGATAACCAGAGCCTACAAGTCCTGCCCGATTTTGACATCTGAAAATCTTAGAAAATCACACGCTGATGGAGGTCATGGTCACAAACGAgttcaatttaaataa